A stretch of Gambusia affinis linkage group LG10, SWU_Gaff_1.0, whole genome shotgun sequence DNA encodes these proteins:
- the ncl gene encoding nucleolin — protein MVKLAKAANQAQKKKAPPPKQVEEEEDSSEEDSSEEEEAPPAKVTKKATPAKATKAVKNGVTAKKAESDEDDDSEESSEEEAPPPKKMPAKTAPAKAKTQAKAAPAKAEESDDDEDDDDESEEEAPPPKKAAKAAAKPAKGPAKGPAKGPAKAIVKTQPAKESSDEEEEAPPPKKAAPAKPAAKAPTKAAAEESSDDDDDEDDSEEEAPPPKKTPAAKQSAKPAAKAQPAEESSEEDDDEDEEEEEMDTAPAPAATKAKKAGMVKAKEESEEDEEEDDDEDDDDEEEEEEASVKPAKRKAEGKKEAPPAKKVKSDGEGLSLFVGNLNCNKDFEEIKDGLRKFFSKNNIEITDVRLGMSKRFGYVDFADEEDLNRALELNGKKFMGQELKLDKARSKESSQEGKKERDARTLFVKNLPYSASIDDLKELFESAVDVRLPQGQTGSNRGIAYIEFKTEAEAEKMLEEAQGAELQGRSIIVDYVGDKSQKGARPSAGGAASKTLVVNNLSFSATEEVLQSAFEKAVSVRIPQRDGRPKGFAFVEFENPEDAKEALENLNHTEIEGRSVRLEFSQNSGGRDGGRGNSGPTKTLFVKGLSEDTTDQSLKDSFEGSVAARIVTDRDTGASKGFGFVDFDNESDCKAAKEAMEDGEIDGSKVTLDYAKPKGEGGFRGGRGGGGGGGGRGGFRGGRGGFGGRGGGGGRGGGRGGRGGRGGFGGFGGGRGGGGFGAKPQGKKIKFDD, from the exons ATGGTGAAGTTAGCAAAG GCAGCAAATCaagctcaaaagaaaaaagcgCCCCCACCAAAACAggtggaggaagaagaagactCTAGCGAGGAGGACAGCAGTGAAGAGGAAGAG GCTCCTCCAGCTAAGGTTACAAAGAAAGCAACTCCAGCAAAAGCTACAAAAGCTGTCAAGAACGGTGTGACTGCTAAGAAGGCTGAAAGTGATGAAGACGATGATTCAG AAGAGTCATCTGAGGAAGAGGCACCACCACCTAAAAAGATGCCTGCAAAAACTGCACCCGCAAAGGCAAAAACACAAGCTAAGGCAGCACCAGCCAAAGCTGAGGAGtcagatgatgatgaagacgaCGATG ATGAGTCTGAAGAAGAGGCACCACCTCCCAAGAAAGCAGCCAAGGCAGCTGCAAAGCCTGCCAAGGGTCCTGCCAAGGGTCCTGCCAAAGGTCCTGCCAAGGCCATAGTGAAGACCCAACCTGCAAAGGAGTcttctgatgaagaggaggaggctcCACCCCCTAAGAAGGCTGCTCCTGCTAAGCCTGCAGCAAAGGCACCAACCAAGGCTGCTGCTGAAGAGtcctctgatgatgatgatgacgaagATGACTCTGAAGAAGAGGCCCCACCACCCAAGAAGACCCCAGCAGCCAAACAATCAGCAAAACCAGCAGCTAAAGCACAGCCTGCTGAAGAGTCGTCTGAGGAAGATGATGACGAAGATG aggaagaggaagagatggatACCGCTCCAGCTCCTGCAGCCACAAAGGCAAAGAAAGCTGGCATGGTCAAAGCAAAGGAGGAGTcagaagaggatgaggaggaggatgatgatgaggacgacgacgatgaggaggaagaagagg AAGCCTCAGTAAAACCTGCAAAGAGAAAAGCGGAAGGCAAGAAGGAGGCTCCACCTGCTAAGAAAGTAAAGTCAGATGGTGAAG GGCTCAGTTTGTTTGTTGGAAATTTGAACTGCAACAAAGATTTTGAGGAGATCAAAGATGGGCTGAGAAAATTCTTCTCAAAAAACAACATCGAGATCACCGACGTCCGGCTTGGAATGTCAAA GAGATTTGGCTATGTAGACTTTGCAGATGAGGAAGATCTCAACAGAGCGCTggagctcaatggcaagaaatTCATGGGTCAGGAGCTGAAGCTGGATAAAGCTCGCAGCAAAGAGAGTTCACAAGAGGGCAAGAAAG agAGAGATGCCCGGACACTGTTTGTAAAAAACCTTCCTTACTCTGCGTCAATCGATGACCTGAAAGAGTTGTTTGAAAGTGCGGTTGACGTTCGGTTACCACAAGGCCAAACTGGTTCAAACAGGGG CATTGCCTACATTGAGTTCAAAACTGAGGCTGAAGCAGAGAAGATGCTGGAGGAAGCACAGGGAGCTGAGCTGCAGGGGAGATCCATCATTGTTGACTATGTTGGAGACAAGAGCCAAAAAGGAGCAAGGCCATCTG CAGGTGGCGCTGCCAGCAAAACATTGGTGGTGAATAATCTCTCCTTCAGTGCCACAGAGGAAGTGCTGCAGTCCGCTTTTGAGAAGGCCGTCTCTGTAAGGATTCCTCAACGAGATGGTCGACCTAAAGG ctttgcTTTTGTAGAATTTGAAAACCCAGAGGATGCCAAGGAAGCTTTGGAAAACCTCAACCACACAGAAATAGAAGGTCGCTCAGTCCGACTGGAGTTCAGCCAGAACAGCGGTGGAAGAGATGGAGGTAGAGGAAACTCAG GTCCAACAAAAACCCTTTTTGTCAAGGGTCTTTCCGAAGACACAACAGATCAGAGTCTTAAGGATTCCTTTGAGGGTTCTGTGGCAGCCAGAATAGTTACGGACAGAGACACTGGCGCTTCAAAAGG TTTTGGCTTCGTGGACTTTGATAATGAGAGTGATTGCAAGGCAGCAAAGGAGGCCATGGAGGATGGTGAAATAGATGGCAGCAAAGTGACTCTGGACTACGCCAAGCCGAAGGGTGAAGGCGGCTTCCGTGGAGGCAGAGGtggtggcggcggcggcggaggACGAGGAGGTTTCCGTGGAGGCCGTGGTGGATTCGGTGGTCGCGGTGGCGGCGgcggcagaggaggaggaaggggtgGACGCGGAGGACGTGGAGGTTTTGGCGGTTTTGGAG GTGGAAGAGGAGGTGGTGGATTTGGAGCAAAACCCCAGGGGAAGAAAATCAAGTTTGATGactaa